A stretch of DNA from Cannabis sativa cultivar Pink pepper isolate KNU-18-1 chromosome X, ASM2916894v1, whole genome shotgun sequence:
CGTTGCTATCACCAAGGGAACTCGCCGCCTGACCAATACCTTTTCCAGGAAGACTTTCGACACAGGTCCTAACACTGATCTCCATCTTGTACCGCTGTAATCATCAACGGGATACGCCACCTAACTACCTCAATATCATATAGACTTTCGATACAAGGCACCATATAGATCTTCAATCGCGAGGTCATCACATTGAGGGTTTCTTCAACACATCGCAAATGCAGCCCACTATCCCAGTGCTCTTAAAcctttggctctgataccacttgttgggCCTCGCTCTTCCACCTTGTTAGGCCGCTACCTCACCTTGACTCTCACATTAGTATGATATTGTCTGCTTCGAGCTTAAGCCCTCACAGTTTTATTTTTGGGCACCTTCCCAAAAGGCCTCATACTAATGGAGAAGGTGGAACACTTATATCCAAGACAACTCTTGTCTATTCTTTCAATGTGGGACTTAGGTTGTTACCCCAACAGCACCAACAAAAGAGATGTTCACATGCATGGGCGCCGTTAACAAAGATCCACTCTGTGTTGCCATGTTTGCCCTTGTTGCCTGCCATCGCTCGTTAAATTATTTCAACGGCATTATTTTTGGCATAGTCTTTAAGCATTGGTACAAACTAAATTTCTTGGTGATATTGGTAAGACACTAACAAAAAACATTATTATCTATGAGTCTTTGTCGGCACAATTTGAAGCCTACAAAGCTTTTTTAAGCCTTACGAGTGCTATTTCATGATTCTCACCTCTACTGCAGGACAGGTAGCTCTAAAGCAAGTACTAATAATCTTTTGAATTGTTATTATTAACCAGCCCTAAGTCTTTGATCCTTACAGATCTTTGCCAAATGTCTTTCTATAGATCGACCACTCTCgcatttgttgatttctatttcTCTGTCAACTCTTTAATCGTAGTGTGTGCCTCAACCAACAACTTCTGCATTTGTGTCATCCTCTCTACCGTATAGGCTTAGTAGGTTTCAGCGCCATGATACTTTTGCATTCGAATTTTGTGATTCTTTCCAACTACTTCGTACAATTATATGGAGCAAATTAAGACTTATCTCCAATTGATCTTGAAGAAATTTTCATAGACAACGTCAATTGTTGATGTTGAAAATTTGCTCAGGTAAGTCATTAAAAGTAGTAACGCAATGACTCTCTCACTATTTCTCACGGTCAACCTCTCCCATTTCGATTGTCTtttttgattggattcttcaaagACTTCAAAGGATATCCTGCAAATAACTCTTTGTCGATCAAGTCAATGAATTGTGACATAGATTTTAGAAGAGAACGTAGAGAGaattaaacaaaaatcatcaaagTGAGGGAATTAACCCTTTTTCTTAGACTTCTTTCTCCATTTATAGTGAGAATTTGGAGGGAAACAACTGTAATCAATTAAACTAACTGATTTAGTGGTTGGCACATTCCCACTTGGTGCCCCTAGCTGAATTTCCCACTCAAATCCATTTAAGAGATACTCACATAGACTGATGACGTCAGCAAATCTCAACTTTGTTAGTTTTCTATCTCCAAGCTAACTCTTGAGCCCTGGACGAATGTTGTCGATTATTCTTTTAAATGGAATTGGGTGTTTCGATCTTGGACTTTGGTGGGCTTTTTCTTAATTAGGGAATATTCAAAGAAAATTACATTAGACCCCTTAtgttaacttttatctttatttttatatttttttagatatacTCACTTTTATGGATTCCATTAGACCCCTTatgttaatgtaaattatatgctagactTAAGTAGAGTGAGGGTATATTAGGAAATCCACTCaaaaaattagtatattttaataaaaaaataatatgaaagtatttttgattaatggatacaagaaaaaagtatttttcaatTTATCCCAAATATTCATAGGTTGAAATATTTGGGCTGAACAAATAATTTGAAggattatcatacaataatgtCCTAAAGTGAATTCATAAAATATAGATTCTTACATAGATATATAGGGCATGATTGGTACATgagataattatttaagattggaCTAAGTTATCTAATCCCATGTTTGGACAAAATTTGAGCTTAAGAGGAATTGGATTATATTAGGGAAATTTAATATACCATGCTTAAATAGTGTGAATGGTCTCTTAATACACTACTTATATAACACATTGAAAGGATACgctagtaataattttttaatccaaTTATACCCTTCTATAATTAAAAACTAATCCCTCTCttgtctttcttctttttctgtAGGAAGGCCACAACCACACCACACCCACACACAATCACCTTGTCGGACCACCCTCGTCGGAGCTCCCTTCGTCACTTATACACACACCGAACTTGCACTAAGGGAACTATTGAAACTGCCATTTAGGAACCAAATCCTtgcaaaaaaaataagtatGTAATTTCTTTACTAATTGTTGTTAGATTTAATTGCATTTGGTTTGATACTAGTGCTAGTCAGAGATTAATGATGATGTTTCACAACATTTGTTGACGTGTGGCGATATAGCCTTGTAATATGTTGTGTTAGATAATTAATGATGTTTTGCAATGTTGTTTACAATATTTTGTGATGATAGTGTCACTCAAAGGTCACTCATGATGTTTAACCACATTTCACTAAATTTTAATCTTGCATcgcaaaatatttataaaaaatgttgaataaaattgcaaaatatcGCAAATAATAATGTTAGCGACACAATTTGTGatatcaacaacaaaaaaatgcaCTTTGGGGCTCACTGCAATGTCTAACATGTTTGCAGCATGATTTCTTGAGGTTTATGACTGTTTGGTTTATTTGTTTGGAGTATTTTCggttttttttgcattttatcAATGTCTTGTGACATTGTTGGCGACGTGTAACAATAACTATTTTATCATTAGTGATATTGTAAAATATCGCACAATATCGCAACAAATCGAAAAAATGCAAAAAGCTAACAAAATTATCCAAACATATAAACCAAAATAGacagaaacttcaaaaaatcataacgtCACAAACATGTCGTTAGACATCGTAGAGAGCCCACTCAATATTCACACAATTGAGTATTGTTATCAAATCGGTGGGTGGATGAGAATCAGCAGTGGGTGGCTTGGGTATTGTTATCCACGTCGACGGATAACAATCTATCCTCTTTATAATATGATTATTTGAACaatagaaaaaaggaaaaactaACGACCCtatttttgacataagtaaacaACCAATAGCCAAACACTACAGATTGAAGGAATTGTTTCTAAAATAGCTTAAAATAAGAATTGGAATTGATTCTGCAAATAAAATTGTGTAACAACTACACTACACCAGCTGGCGCTTCATCACTTTTCACATACCTGGCCAGGGGATTCTACAAGCAGAATGTAACCCAGGTGCCAAGTTACCATTATTAAAAAAGGTGACAGCTCTTTGAAACTTCAAAGAATGCATCTTGGTATCCTTGAAATGATCCGGAAAAGAATTTTTTTGAAGGAGCCAAAAAGTACTAATCATTTCATTGGTTACCCTGTAATTGGTTGAGAACCATTTCAGACTCATTATCTTTGTCATCATTGTCATCGGTATTGAAACTACCTTCCTCAAATGCTACTTCATTGTCATTGTTAGCGTCCAGTGATAAGCCGGCAATCGATGCATACCACTCACCTCCTAAATAGCCTGAATCCCTCATCAATCTAACCAAAACTTCTTTGCTTTCGAGATCACTTTCTTGCTCACATAGATCGAGAAAAGCAGATACGTAGACAGGTTTGGGCCTCCAGTTGTTCGAACCATCGGCTGCAAAAGCTTTTTTCCAGTAAGTCAAAGCCTCGGGAATTTTCTTCACTCCAGCATGCCCCTCAGCAAGAGTCTCCCATGTGCCTGAATTGGGTTTTCCTCCTACTTCAACAACGCGGTCAACAAAACTTAAAGCTTTTTCCAAATTTCTGTTTTTAGTATAATAAACCATGAACAGATTTGCTATTCTGGGGTCATAATATGACTTGACCAGTAACCATTCCTCATAGATCTTTTCTGCCCCTTCAATATCACCTATTCTGAGAAGAGAAGAGATAATTGATTGGTAGGCCAAATTTGGGACTTTGGGAAATATTGATTTATAAACATTCCACACCCTATAAATCTCGTCCTTGTTACCAACACTACCATAAAGACTTAAAAGATAGTGATAAGGAATCCGATTCTGCCCTGTAATTTTATTCTCAAGCTCCTTCAAATACTCCTCAGCCTTCCCGAACTGCCCCATCTTGATATACATTGTAGCCATTGTACTAAATGTAGTCCAGTTGGGAAGAAGGGCCTTATCTTTTGTCAGCTGTTCAAATACTTCCTCCATCTTCTCGGCAGATCCTTGTGATCCACAACAGGATAACCAAATGTTATAGGAGTAAATATCTAACCGAATGTTTTTCTTCACCATTTCAGTAACCAAAAACTCAACCTTCTCATATTCCTTGAGGTTCATATAAAGTGTCATCATCACATTAAAGGGAATGGAATGTGAGGCATGACCTAATGTTCTCATTTGATCAAACAAAGATTCTgccttttctttcattttagcCCGAGCATAGACATTGAGCAAAGCGCCATACATCCTCTTGTCCTTTGAGGTTTCCGAGAGACTTAAAAATAAACTTTCTGCTGCGTCAATTCCACGAACTTTTGCTATTAAATCTAATCGAATTGCTACATCACTAGAGGATAATCTAAACCTATCTGCTCGACTGTTCATCCAGTCATAGACCTGCACAGCACAAGAAGTTTAGAGCTGAAAATATGGCAAGTGATAGATAGAGATAAACAAGTACACAAGAATCAAAGTATCAGGAAGAGCAACTATAACTGAAAATTTTCTATGTCATACATACTTTATTTTGATTCTTCAATAATACATTTAATAATTCATGTAGTacagtttctttc
This window harbors:
- the LOC115709932 gene encoding pentatricopeptide repeat-containing protein At1g02150 — encoded protein: MLLQTCLQNPNVSSVSLSSSLSYSRSLPSRNPTCALRQSLNYHSFSLTCSSISQVQSSTANFERRPPVKWIGIYKRISYMENPELGSGSVLNQWEKEQKLISKGDLCRVIKELRKYKSFERALEVYDWMNSRADRFRLSSSDVAIRLDLIAKVRGIDAAESLFLSLSETSKDKRMYGALLNVYARAKMKEKAESLFDQMRTLGHASHSIPFNVMMTLYMNLKEYEKVEFLVTEMVKKNIRLDIYSYNIWLSCCGSQGSAEKMEEVFEQLTKDKALLPNWTTFSTMATMYIKMGQFGKAEEYLKELENKITGQNRIPYHYLLSLYGSVGNKDEIYRVWNVYKSIFPKVPNLAYQSIISSLLRIGDIEGAEKIYEEWLLVKSYYDPRIANLFMVYYTKNRNLEKALSFVDRVVEVGGKPNSGTWETLAEGHAGVKKIPEALTYWKKAFAADGSNNWRPKPVYVSAFLDLCEQESDLESKEVLVRLMRDSGYLGGEWYASIAGLSLDANNDNEVAFEEGSFNTDDNDDKDNESEMVLNQLQGNQ